The following proteins are co-located in the Myroides profundi genome:
- a CDS encoding S8 family serine peptidase, with the protein MRKIIVTGFAFLCLGVYDNYGQTISTRSAVRSTYDLDKATREINAYTTKAAKNKQEAFLEAEKRNVPISGVNARGNYFELSGIDKNGILLYKSTLNYGSRLTARVNAIQKEVGVNQYLEGEGMTVGIIDGLPLLDTHQEFYTTTSNTTSRVTLGESVPTLTTYNAKGYQKSRFHATHVGATMVGLGYNNKAQGIAPKAKLVSYSWNNDYRKMGQMASGGMLVSNHSYGYNYFDDYGYLNEPSLIRNFGAYSEHSREFDRVAYLFAYYQPVIAAGNDGEYHYNVYGGGQKEDCNCDLLNDSSVSKNAVVVAAVEQVAQYTGPSDVVLASFSSQGPTNDFRIKPDISAKGVDVLSAAYRNPNPLYGAAETSLYAYSDGTSMAAPAVSGVFTLWQEWAIHASSTNMPFKSATLRALMAHTADEAGRAAGPDHLFGWGVINAKAGVEVMLAAKDKRSTYILENELREQQKYTHEIQVGEKMSKMVVTLAWTDAPGVVSYQNSDENYKRNNGDLVNDLDVVVRKGKNTYYPWMLNKDFNDLRAIQGVNDVDNIEKIELYDVEPGTYVIEVTHKGKLETGKQEYSLISTVGEFDDLQESKVETKQEIRLWPNPVEDHLYVSLDKTYNGKVIDMKVYDINGRLVLSSSETVQQEKVSINMASLNSNIYVVEVKGDNLSKTVRIAKR; encoded by the coding sequence ATGAGAAAAATAATAGTAACAGGTTTTGCATTCTTATGTTTAGGGGTTTATGATAATTATGGGCAGACAATCTCTACTCGTAGTGCAGTAAGGTCAACCTATGATTTAGATAAGGCAACTAGAGAAATTAATGCATATACAACAAAAGCAGCTAAAAATAAACAAGAGGCTTTTTTGGAGGCTGAGAAAAGAAATGTACCCATAAGTGGGGTAAATGCCAGAGGGAATTATTTTGAGCTTAGTGGTATAGATAAAAATGGAATTTTGCTTTATAAGTCTACTTTAAACTATGGTTCTAGACTAACAGCGAGAGTGAATGCTATCCAAAAGGAGGTTGGCGTTAATCAATATCTTGAAGGAGAGGGGATGACAGTTGGGATTATCGACGGACTACCTTTATTAGATACTCATCAAGAGTTTTATACAACAACTTCTAATACGACATCGAGAGTAACCTTAGGAGAGTCTGTACCTACTTTAACTACATATAATGCTAAAGGGTATCAAAAGAGTCGTTTTCACGCGACTCATGTTGGAGCAACGATGGTGGGGCTAGGATATAATAACAAAGCTCAAGGAATCGCTCCTAAAGCAAAACTAGTGAGTTATTCGTGGAATAACGATTATCGCAAGATGGGACAAATGGCCTCTGGTGGGATGTTAGTTAGTAATCATTCTTATGGGTATAACTACTTTGATGATTATGGATATTTAAATGAGCCTAGTTTGATAAGGAATTTTGGGGCTTATTCTGAGCACAGTAGAGAATTTGATAGGGTAGCTTATTTATTTGCTTATTATCAGCCTGTGATAGCAGCAGGGAATGATGGGGAGTATCATTATAATGTCTATGGAGGGGGACAGAAGGAGGACTGTAACTGTGATTTGTTAAACGATTCTTCTGTATCTAAGAATGCTGTAGTAGTAGCTGCTGTAGAACAGGTCGCTCAGTATACTGGGCCTTCTGATGTGGTGCTGGCTAGCTTTAGTAGTCAAGGGCCAACAAATGATTTTAGGATAAAGCCTGATATCTCGGCTAAAGGGGTAGATGTATTATCAGCGGCTTATCGCAATCCAAATCCTCTTTATGGAGCGGCTGAGACGAGTCTATATGCTTATAGTGATGGTACATCAATGGCTGCTCCTGCTGTTAGTGGGGTGTTTACCCTTTGGCAAGAATGGGCTATTCACGCCTCTAGTACTAATATGCCTTTTAAATCGGCGACATTACGCGCGTTGATGGCACATACGGCTGATGAGGCAGGACGCGCTGCGGGGCCTGATCATTTGTTTGGTTGGGGAGTGATTAATGCTAAGGCTGGTGTGGAAGTCATGTTAGCGGCAAAAGATAAGCGTAGTACCTATATCCTGGAGAATGAACTTAGAGAGCAACAAAAATATACTCACGAAATCCAAGTAGGTGAGAAAATGAGTAAGATGGTGGTGACGTTGGCCTGGACAGATGCGCCTGGTGTGGTGAGTTACCAAAACTCAGATGAGAACTATAAAAGAAATAATGGTGACCTTGTAAATGATCTAGATGTAGTGGTTAGAAAAGGCAAGAATACCTATTATCCATGGATGCTAAATAAGGATTTTAATGACCTTAGAGCGATCCAAGGAGTCAATGATGTAGATAATATCGAAAAGATAGAATTATATGATGTGGAGCCTGGAACGTATGTTATCGAAGTTACCCATAAAGGAAAGCTAGAAACTGGTAAACAAGAATATTCTCTAATCAGTACTGTAGGGGAGTTTGACGATCTTCAGGAGAGTAAAGTAGAGACTAAACAAGAGATAAGGTTATGGCCTAATCCTGTGGAGGATCATCTATATGTGTCTTTAGACAAGACATACAATGGCAAGGTAATCGATATGAAGGTGTATGATATAAATGGACGTTTAGTATTAAGTAGTTCTGAGACTGTACAACAAGAAAAAGTGAGTATCAATATGGCAAGTCTTAATTCTAATATCTATGTGGTAGAGGTAAAAGGAGATAATCTCTCTAAAACGGTTCGTATCGCAAAAAGATAA
- the galE gene encoding UDP-glucose 4-epimerase GalE, whose amino-acid sequence MKILVTGGLGFIGSHTVVELQQKGYEVVIVDDLSNSSIEVLDGIEGITKVRPLFVELDLRDGAGVSKLFADYKDITGVIHFAASKAVGESVEKPLMYYENNIVPLLNLLKELDKKEKSHFIFSSSCTVYGQAAVMPITEKAPLQKAMSPYGNTKQIGEDIITDVTRVSNISAVLLRYFNPIGAHASTLIGELPNGVPQNLIPFITQTAIGLRQELSVFGDDYDTPDGTCIRDYIHVVDLAKAHVTALDRLIKEENLDKVEVFNVGTGKGSSVMEIIQAFEKVSGVKLPYKIVARRDGDITQAYASTSKANEVLGWKTELSLEEALDSAWKWEQKVSNR is encoded by the coding sequence ATGAAAATATTAGTTACTGGAGGATTGGGATTTATAGGATCTCATACCGTAGTAGAATTACAGCAAAAAGGATATGAGGTAGTTATCGTAGATGATTTGTCTAATTCTTCTATCGAGGTACTAGATGGTATCGAGGGGATTACTAAAGTACGCCCTTTGTTTGTGGAGTTGGATTTACGAGATGGAGCTGGAGTAAGTAAACTTTTTGCAGATTATAAGGATATTACAGGAGTGATTCACTTTGCAGCTTCAAAGGCTGTGGGGGAGAGTGTAGAAAAGCCTTTAATGTATTATGAGAATAATATCGTTCCTCTACTGAATCTATTAAAAGAATTAGATAAGAAAGAGAAGAGTCATTTTATCTTTAGTTCTTCATGTACAGTCTATGGGCAAGCGGCTGTAATGCCAATTACAGAAAAGGCTCCATTACAAAAGGCCATGTCTCCTTATGGAAATACTAAGCAAATCGGGGAGGATATTATCACAGATGTGACTCGTGTAAGTAATATAAGCGCAGTATTGTTGCGTTATTTTAATCCGATTGGGGCGCATGCTTCAACTTTAATTGGGGAACTTCCTAATGGAGTTCCTCAGAATTTGATTCCGTTTATTACACAAACCGCTATTGGGTTGCGTCAGGAGTTGTCTGTATTTGGAGATGATTATGATACGCCTGATGGTACTTGTATACGAGACTATATCCATGTGGTGGACTTGGCCAAAGCGCACGTGACAGCACTAGATAGATTGATAAAAGAAGAGAATCTAGATAAGGTAGAGGTATTTAATGTAGGGACTGGAAAAGGATCTTCTGTAATGGAAATTATTCAGGCTTTTGAAAAAGTATCAGGAGTTAAGCTTCCCTACAAGATTGTAGCTAGAAGAGATGGTGATATTACTCAGGCTTATGCTTCTACTAGCAAAGCAAATGAAGTGCTAGGATGGAAGACAGAGTTATCATTAGAAGAGGCCCTAGATAGTGCCTGGAAATGGGAACAGAAGGTGAGCAATCGTTAA
- the nagB gene encoding glucosamine-6-phosphate deaminase → MSELFKTQEITYNKGEAIKVYEDKDIASAYVAQRIARIIKEKQNKGDRAIIGLATGSTPKGVYKELIRLHKDEGLSFKNVTTFNLDEYYPILPIDDQSYVSFMKSNLFNHIDIDPKHVHIPDGTLSLEGIQAYCDLYEKKIVDFGGLDLQLLGIGRTGHIGFNEPGAILESRTRLVTLNDITREDAKDDFGGKDKVPTQAITMGVQTITQAKEVILMALSQRKAEIIKKALEGEISADIPATFLQRLSHVEYILDNEAASLLSRTE, encoded by the coding sequence ATGAGCGAATTATTTAAAACGCAAGAAATTACATATAACAAAGGGGAGGCTATCAAGGTATACGAGGACAAAGATATTGCTTCGGCTTATGTAGCACAGCGCATCGCGAGAATTATAAAAGAAAAACAAAATAAAGGGGATCGCGCAATTATCGGATTGGCAACGGGATCTACTCCAAAAGGGGTGTACAAAGAGTTAATACGCTTACACAAGGATGAGGGACTAAGTTTTAAAAATGTGACTACCTTTAACCTGGATGAGTATTATCCAATCTTGCCGATAGATGATCAGAGCTATGTGTCGTTTATGAAGAGTAATCTGTTTAACCATATCGATATTGACCCAAAGCATGTACATATCCCAGATGGAACTTTATCGCTAGAGGGGATACAGGCATATTGTGACCTATACGAAAAGAAGATTGTTGACTTTGGAGGGCTTGACTTACAGTTGTTAGGTATTGGTCGTACAGGGCATATCGGATTCAATGAGCCTGGTGCTATACTAGAGTCTAGAACACGTCTGGTAACCTTGAATGATATTACGCGTGAAGATGCAAAGGACGACTTTGGAGGCAAGGATAAAGTACCTACACAGGCAATCACAATGGGAGTACAAACCATCACTCAGGCTAAGGAGGTAATCTTAATGGCACTAAGCCAGCGCAAGGCAGAGATTATAAAAAAGGCATTAGAAGGTGAGATATCTGCTGATATACCTGCTACTTTTTTACAGAGATTATCTCATGTAGAGTATATCTTGGATAATGAAGCAGCATCGCTGTTGTCTAGAACCGAGTAG
- a CDS encoding DegT/DnrJ/EryC1/StrS family aminotransferase, translating into MKSKIWLSSPHMGGQELKYIHEAFDTNWVAPLGPNVNGFEEDLESFLGEGVQVAALSAGTAALHMGLINLGVEAGDEVICQTMTFSASANPIAYLGAKPVFVDSEADTWNMCPVALEEAIKARTIATGKKPKAIVPVHLYGMPAKMDEIMAVAKKYEVPLLEDAAEGLGSTYKGRQCGTFGELAALSFNGNKIITTSGGGALVSQTKEHKEHTVFLSTQARDNAPHYQHSHIGYNYRMSNVVAGIGRGQMEVLNDRIAARRANNQFYQELFKDIAGVTVFVEPTADFFSNHWLSCITIDEAIAGKNREQLRLTLLEENIETRPLWKPMHMQPIFENAPYYGGQVAEHLFDCGLCLPSGSNLTDEERERIAVAVKAFFK; encoded by the coding sequence ATGAAATCAAAAATATGGTTATCTTCTCCTCATATGGGGGGACAAGAGCTGAAATATATACACGAGGCTTTTGATACGAACTGGGTTGCTCCACTAGGACCTAATGTAAACGGATTTGAAGAAGACTTAGAGTCTTTCTTAGGAGAAGGTGTGCAGGTAGCAGCTTTAAGTGCTGGTACAGCAGCTCTACACATGGGATTAATTAACCTTGGAGTAGAGGCAGGAGACGAAGTAATCTGTCAAACAATGACGTTTTCTGCATCAGCTAATCCAATCGCATACTTAGGTGCAAAACCAGTATTCGTGGATAGTGAGGCAGATACATGGAATATGTGTCCTGTAGCACTAGAAGAAGCGATTAAGGCACGTACAATAGCAACAGGTAAAAAACCAAAAGCAATCGTTCCAGTACATTTATACGGAATGCCTGCTAAAATGGATGAGATTATGGCTGTGGCTAAGAAATACGAAGTTCCTTTATTAGAAGATGCTGCAGAAGGACTAGGAAGTACGTACAAAGGTCGTCAGTGTGGTACTTTTGGTGAGTTAGCTGCATTGAGCTTCAATGGAAATAAGATTATCACAACTTCGGGTGGGGGAGCTTTAGTATCTCAAACTAAAGAACACAAAGAACACACTGTGTTCTTATCTACTCAAGCTCGTGATAATGCACCTCACTACCAACACTCACATATTGGGTATAACTACCGTATGAGTAATGTCGTAGCGGGGATTGGACGTGGACAAATGGAGGTATTAAATGACCGCATCGCAGCTCGTCGTGCAAATAATCAATTCTACCAAGAGTTGTTTAAAGATATCGCAGGAGTAACGGTATTTGTAGAACCTACTGCTGATTTCTTCTCTAACCATTGGTTGAGCTGTATTACGATCGATGAGGCTATAGCAGGCAAGAATAGAGAGCAATTGCGTTTAACGTTATTAGAAGAGAATATCGAGACTCGTCCACTTTGGAAACCTATGCATATGCAACCTATCTTTGAAAATGCGCCATACTATGGAGGGCAAGTAGCAGAGCATTTATTTGACTGTGGATTGTGTTTACCTTCTGGAAGTAATCTTACAGATGAGGAAAGAGAGCGTATCGCTGTAGCGGTGAAAGCGTTTTTTAAATAG
- the tnpA gene encoding IS200/IS605 family transposase, whose translation MDDEHIYKSHNKTLLLYHIVFPMKYRRKVLTDESGLSLVKVCEEISERYEIAFLEIGYESDHVHFLIQSVPILSLSQIVRTIMSITAREMFRIHPEIKQLLWGGNLWTSGFYANTVGLYGNKEVILKYIESQGKSDKDYHKVYSGQLTLF comes from the coding sequence ATGGATGATGAGCATATTTATAAGAGTCATAACAAGACGTTACTATTGTATCATATAGTATTTCCTATGAAATATAGGCGTAAGGTACTTACAGATGAGTCAGGTCTTAGTTTAGTGAAAGTTTGTGAGGAAATATCAGAGAGATATGAAATAGCATTTTTGGAGATAGGCTATGAATCAGACCATGTTCATTTTTTGATACAGAGTGTGCCAATTTTGTCATTAAGTCAAATAGTACGTACGATAATGAGTATAACAGCCCGTGAAATGTTTCGTATTCACCCAGAAATAAAGCAATTATTATGGGGAGGTAATTTATGGACAAGTGGTTTTTATGCAAATACAGTAGGCTTATATGGGAACAAAGAAGTAATACTAAAATATATAGAAAGTCAAGGTAAATCAGATAAAGATTATCATAAAGTATATTCTGGTCAACTTACTCTGTTCTAA
- a CDS encoding acyltransferase yields MVSRIREILWSIVSAYQIFMMNKVYGMYVDSSAKISFKAKLDKSINPKGVFIGKYSMVLYQAVILAHNHVRALKVDTVIENNCIIGIRATIILGVIVYEHSVVASGSVVTKDVPPHCIVAGNPARVIKEGKSVSNKGQIVV; encoded by the coding sequence ATGGTAAGTAGAATTAGAGAAATCTTATGGTCTATAGTATCTGCCTATCAGATCTTTATGATGAATAAAGTATATGGAATGTATGTTGACAGTAGCGCTAAAATATCATTTAAAGCAAAACTTGATAAAAGTATTAATCCTAAAGGAGTTTTTATAGGTAAGTATAGCATGGTTTTATATCAGGCTGTTATATTAGCACATAATCATGTAAGAGCATTGAAGGTAGATACTGTGATAGAAAATAATTGTATAATCGGCATACGTGCTACCATTATACTAGGTGTTATTGTTTATGAGCATTCTGTAGTAGCTAGTGGTTCTGTTGTGACAAAAGACGTTCCTCCACATTGTATAGTAGCTGGAAATCCAGCTAGAGTTATTAAAGAAGGAAAATCTGTTAGTAATAAAGGACAAATTGTTGTATAA
- a CDS encoding adenylyltransferase/cytidyltransferase family protein, producing MKVGITFVAFEFLHSGYIQMLEEAKKQCDYLIVGLNTVCKDETGILLSKEYSLVERYITLKACKYVDEIIPYHTEQDLEDILRSFKIDIRILGSEYKTKDYTAKDYCKNKGIKIHFNHRDLKPQKVW from the coding sequence ATGAAAGTCGGAATTACTTTCGTAGCTTTTGAATTTTTACATTCTGGATATATTCAAATGCTAGAAGAAGCTAAAAAACAATGTGATTATCTTATCGTTGGGTTAAACACGGTTTGCAAAGATGAAACAGGAATACTTCTATCCAAAGAATACTCTCTTGTAGAGAGATACATTACTTTAAAAGCATGTAAATATGTTGACGAAATTATTCCTTACCACACAGAACAAGACCTAGAAGACATTCTACGTTCATTTAAAATAGACATTCGTATTCTTGGATCAGAATACAAAACGAAAGATTATACTGCTAAAGATTATTGTAAAAACAAAGGAATAAAAATCCACTTTAATCATAGAGATCTAAAACCTCAAAAAGTATGGTAA
- a CDS encoding HAD family hydrolase, producing MKDKKVVVFDLDDTLIKEIHYLESAYKEIASKVDPNNASLFDKMLVLYYRGENVFKWLTEEYSTAEVSQLLDWYRNHLPTLNLVEGAKELLSYCKEQKWILGLITDGRSITQRNKLKAIGLVDYFDLVIVSEEFGSMKPKFANFEVFNQFEGVKYYIGDNVKKDFITPNKLGWISICVKDDGNNIHKQDFLVEEKLLPQYKVDTLYNVLELIK from the coding sequence ATGAAGGATAAGAAAGTTGTAGTATTTGACTTAGATGATACTCTTATAAAAGAGATTCATTATTTAGAATCAGCATATAAAGAAATAGCTTCAAAGGTTGATCCTAATAATGCGAGTTTGTTTGATAAAATGTTAGTTCTTTATTATAGAGGAGAAAATGTTTTTAAATGGTTGACTGAGGAGTATTCTACAGCTGAAGTTTCTCAACTTTTAGATTGGTATCGTAATCATCTTCCTACATTGAACTTAGTAGAAGGTGCAAAAGAATTGTTGTCTTATTGTAAAGAACAAAAGTGGATTTTGGGACTCATCACAGATGGCCGTTCAATAACTCAACGGAATAAACTAAAAGCGATAGGTCTAGTTGATTATTTTGATTTGGTTATTGTTTCGGAGGAGTTTGGTAGTATGAAACCAAAATTTGCAAATTTTGAAGTTTTTAATCAGTTTGAAGGAGTCAAATATTACATAGGAGATAATGTAAAGAAAGATTTTATTACTCCAAATAAATTAGGGTGGATTAGTATATGTGTTAAGGATGATGGAAATAATATTCATAAACAAGATTTTTTGGTAGAAGAGAAACTTTTGCCCCAATATAAAGTTGATACTCTCTATAATGTTTTAGAGCTCATAAAGTAA
- a CDS encoding ATP-grasp domain-containing protein, whose amino-acid sequence MDNILITSAGQRVSLVKAFQKELKKISESSKVYTVDLNPILAPACHVSDGYKSVPRVTDSNYIDSLLSICKEWGIKLIIPTIDTELAVLSEYRHLFSAEGIIPIVSSEEFIQACRDKRIINEFFIDKGVEIPTPMNKNALTFPLFIKPYDGSLSKDIFLINKEEELTEYHLTNPKLMFMEYIDTKLYDEYTVDCYYNKNNELCCAVPRKRIFVRAGEINKGVTHKNELVGFIKDKLQHIDGAIGCLTMQFFFNQDNKRIVAIEINSRFGGGYPLSYLAGANYPKWLIQEYILNETVGYTDEWESNLLMLRYDAEVLVNGYEG is encoded by the coding sequence ATGGATAATATATTAATAACATCAGCAGGACAGAGAGTCTCTCTAGTTAAAGCGTTTCAAAAAGAGTTAAAAAAAATATCAGAATCTAGTAAAGTATATACTGTTGATTTAAATCCTATCTTGGCACCAGCATGTCATGTGTCTGATGGATATAAAAGTGTACCAAGGGTCACAGATTCAAATTATATAGATTCACTATTGAGTATCTGTAAAGAATGGGGAATAAAGTTGATTATTCCAACAATAGATACTGAATTAGCTGTATTATCAGAATATCGACATTTGTTTTCAGCAGAGGGTATTATACCTATTGTAAGTAGTGAAGAGTTTATTCAGGCATGTCGTGATAAACGAATAATAAATGAATTTTTTATTGATAAAGGAGTAGAGATACCAACTCCTATGAATAAAAATGCTTTGACTTTTCCTTTATTTATTAAACCATATGATGGAAGTTTAAGCAAAGATATCTTTTTGATAAATAAGGAGGAAGAATTGACTGAGTATCATTTGACTAATCCAAAACTTATGTTTATGGAATACATTGATACTAAGTTGTATGATGAGTATACAGTAGATTGTTATTATAATAAAAATAATGAGTTATGCTGTGCTGTACCTCGTAAACGTATATTTGTTAGAGCAGGTGAAATTAATAAAGGTGTAACACATAAGAATGAGTTAGTAGGTTTTATTAAAGATAAATTGCAACATATCGATGGGGCTATAGGATGTCTTACAATGCAGTTTTTCTTTAATCAAGATAATAAACGTATTGTTGCAATAGAGATTAATTCGCGTTTTGGTGGAGGTTATCCATTAAGTTATTTGGCTGGTGCTAATTACCCAAAATGGTTGATACAAGAGTATATCTTAAATGAGACTGTAGGTTATACAGATGAATGGGAGAGTAATTTACTTATGTTACGATATGATGCTGAAGTTTTAGTTAATGGTTATGAAGGATAA
- a CDS encoding sugar transferase — protein MYKILFKRTFDFLAVLIGLTLLSPIFMVVVIGLYFANDGKPFFFQARPGKGGKIFKIVKFKTMNDKRDSEGNLLSDAERLTSIGAFVRKTSLDEIPQLINVLKGDMSLIGPRPLLPQYLELYNAEQKRRHEVKPGITGWAQVNGRNAISWERKFELDVYYVDHLSLTLDVKIFFLTIKKVFVREGISQEGEATMEVFKGSK, from the coding sequence ATGTACAAAATTTTATTCAAAAGAACCTTTGATTTTTTAGCAGTTTTAATAGGATTAACACTATTAAGTCCTATTTTTATGGTTGTAGTTATAGGATTGTATTTTGCGAATGATGGCAAACCATTCTTTTTTCAAGCACGTCCAGGTAAAGGAGGAAAGATCTTTAAGATAGTAAAATTTAAGACGATGAATGATAAGAGGGATAGTGAAGGTAATTTACTATCTGATGCTGAGCGATTGACTTCTATTGGTGCATTTGTACGTAAGACTTCTTTAGATGAAATACCACAATTAATCAATGTGTTAAAAGGAGATATGAGTCTAATAGGACCTCGTCCATTATTGCCTCAGTATTTAGAGCTTTACAATGCTGAGCAAAAGAGAAGACATGAAGTGAAGCCAGGGATTACCGGATGGGCTCAGGTAAATGGGCGTAATGCTATTTCTTGGGAACGAAAGTTTGAATTGGATGTTTATTATGTTGATCATCTAAGTTTAACATTAGATGTGAAGATTTTCTTTTTGACAATTAAAAAGGTTTTTGTGCGAGAAGGAATTTCTCAAGAGGGTGAAGCAACAATGGAAGTATTTAAAGGAAGTAAGTAA
- a CDS encoding acyltransferase has translation MISKVRETLWHIISAYKIFVMNKIYGMHVDPSAKVSFKAKLDKSINPKGIYIGKYSRVLYQSVILAHDYSRALKVDTIIKNNCIIGIRAIIMPGITVHEHSVVASGSVVTKDVPPHCIVAGNPARVVKEGISVSNEGQIIR, from the coding sequence ATGATAAGTAAAGTAAGAGAAACTCTTTGGCATATTATATCTGCCTATAAGATTTTTGTAATGAATAAAATCTACGGTATGCATGTTGACCCTAGCGCAAAAGTATCATTTAAAGCTAAATTAGATAAAAGTATAAATCCAAAAGGCATATATATAGGTAAATATAGTAGAGTACTCTATCAATCTGTAATTTTAGCACATGATTATAGTAGAGCTTTAAAAGTAGACACTATTATAAAGAACAATTGTATAATAGGAATCCGTGCTATCATCATGCCAGGAATTACTGTTCATGAACATTCTGTAGTGGCTAGTGGTTCTGTTGTAACAAAAGATGTACCTCCACATTGTATAGTAGCAGGAAATCCGGCTAGAGTTGTAAAAGAGGGAATATCTGTTAGTAATGAAGGGCAAATAATAAGATAA
- a CDS encoding glycosyltransferase produces the protein MKLSIIVPAYNVELYLKRCIDSVFRQGLEDFEVLIINDGSKDNTLKLAKELEEEYFPFIKVLDQENKGLSAVRNRGVEVAIGKYVIFLDSDDFYNSNCLSTLLCNCLDSDLDVLEFGYELNFNGEIKEVILHENELRIFEKEEFIETYYFTPFAVNKIIKRKLLTDIGLKFVEGKLMEDDYFSTELYLNCNKIGVVNLVVYNYFHNPDSIRKVRNKLHELKVVEDLIFSLNQHCRLFEKAKNIKLSSLALRNLRERRESIYFFMIVRMLKLGLDYEDIQVYFDRVDINRITIFPNLYRGSKKQKIMYKVLVKILNNKLLFKRLVNSKIFSYL, from the coding sequence ATGAAATTATCTATTATTGTTCCTGCATATAATGTTGAACTTTATTTAAAGAGATGTATTGATTCAGTTTTTAGACAAGGATTAGAAGATTTTGAGGTACTGATCATAAATGATGGATCAAAGGATAATACATTGAAACTTGCAAAGGAGTTAGAAGAGGAATATTTTCCTTTTATAAAAGTCCTAGATCAAGAGAATAAAGGGTTAAGTGCGGTTAGAAATCGTGGTGTAGAAGTAGCAATAGGAAAATACGTTATATTTTTAGATTCAGATGATTTTTACAACAGTAATTGTTTAAGTACTCTTTTGTGTAATTGCCTAGATAGTGATTTGGATGTATTAGAGTTTGGATATGAATTAAATTTTAATGGGGAAATTAAAGAGGTAATTTTACACGAGAATGAACTAAGGATATTTGAAAAAGAAGAATTTATTGAGACTTATTATTTTACACCTTTTGCTGTTAATAAAATTATCAAAAGAAAATTGTTAACAGATATAGGATTGAAATTTGTGGAAGGTAAATTAATGGAAGATGATTATTTTTCTACAGAACTATATTTAAATTGTAATAAAATAGGAGTTGTTAATCTTGTTGTGTATAATTATTTTCATAATCCAGATTCAATTAGGAAAGTACGAAATAAACTACACGAATTAAAAGTAGTTGAAGATTTGATTTTTTCATTGAATCAACATTGTAGACTTTTTGAAAAAGCAAAAAATATTAAGCTTTCTTCTTTAGCATTAAGAAATCTTCGTGAGCGTAGAGAGTCAATTTATTTTTTTATGATAGTAAGAATGTTGAAACTTGGATTGGATTATGAAGATATACAAGTATATTTTGATCGCGTTGATATAAACAGGATAACAATATTTCCTAATTTATATCGTGGTAGTAAGAAACAAAAAATTATGTATAAGGTTTTAGTGAAAATTTTAAATAATAAATTGTTATTTAAACGTTTAGTGAATAGCAAAATTTTTAGTTATTTGTAA